A stretch of the Actinoalloteichus fjordicus genome encodes the following:
- a CDS encoding BMP family lipoprotein: MRRPRGAAVAAIALTGALALAGCARDSSSGGGDGGGDSAAGGSGCELAEAPVADEEVAPSEVPTEDVDASELRVGLAYDIGGRGDASFNDAAAAGLDRAVDELGISPDNIRELTAGANESEDAKQTRLRQLADDGFNPIIGVGFAYAESFNVVAAEFPDVDFALVDAPADPENVTALLFAEHEGSFLAGVAAAYESENCHIGFVGGVENPLIQKFEAGYLAGAQAAAPDITIENTYLTSGSDITGFQDAARGNEAALGQIEAGADVVYHASGASGQGVFEAAFAQDVKAIGVDSDQYNQEIVGEAHEVIVTSMLKRVDVAVFDFLAAVAQDDLSVMPENFNLSVDGVGYSTSGDLLAADTIEALEGYRSEIISGAIEVPDTPSGN, translated from the coding sequence ATGCGCCGACCGCGTGGTGCCGCAGTTGCGGCCATCGCCCTCACAGGGGCGCTGGCGCTCGCAGGTTGTGCGAGGGACAGCAGCTCAGGAGGCGGGGACGGCGGTGGCGACTCCGCCGCAGGTGGAAGCGGCTGTGAGCTGGCCGAGGCTCCCGTCGCAGACGAGGAGGTCGCCCCCAGCGAGGTGCCGACCGAGGACGTCGACGCCAGCGAGCTGCGTGTCGGGCTCGCTTACGACATCGGCGGCCGAGGCGACGCCTCGTTCAACGACGCCGCCGCCGCAGGCCTGGACCGTGCCGTCGACGAGCTGGGCATCTCCCCGGACAACATCCGCGAGCTGACCGCAGGCGCGAACGAGTCCGAGGACGCCAAGCAGACCCGGCTCCGCCAGCTCGCTGACGACGGCTTCAACCCGATCATCGGCGTCGGCTTCGCCTACGCGGAGTCGTTCAACGTCGTCGCCGCCGAGTTCCCGGACGTCGACTTCGCGCTGGTGGACGCCCCGGCCGACCCCGAGAACGTCACGGCGCTGCTCTTCGCGGAGCACGAGGGCTCGTTCCTGGCGGGCGTCGCCGCCGCCTACGAGTCGGAGAACTGCCACATCGGCTTCGTCGGCGGCGTGGAGAACCCGCTGATCCAGAAGTTCGAGGCGGGCTACCTCGCCGGTGCCCAGGCTGCGGCGCCGGACATCACGATCGAGAACACCTACCTGACCTCCGGCAGCGACATCACCGGGTTCCAGGATGCGGCGCGGGGCAACGAGGCCGCGTTGGGCCAGATCGAGGCCGGTGCCGACGTCGTCTACCACGCGTCCGGGGCCTCCGGCCAGGGCGTCTTCGAGGCGGCCTTCGCACAGGACGTCAAGGCCATCGGTGTCGACTCCGACCAGTACAACCAGGAGATCGTCGGCGAGGCCCACGAGGTCATCGTCACCTCGATGCTCAAGCGCGTCGACGTGGCGGTGTTCGACTTCCTGGCGGCCGTCGCGCAGGACGACCTCTCGGTGATGCCGGAGAACTTCAACCTGAGCGTGGACGGCGTCGGCTACTCCACCTCGGGCGACCTGCTCGCCGCAGACACGATCGAGGCACTCGAGGGCTACCGCTCCGAGATCATCTCCGGGGCGATCGAGGTGCCGGACACTCCCAGCGGCAACTGA
- a CDS encoding ABC transporter permease, with protein MTTSVSPLSGGANPSAAPLGRPGPTRGRRVPAWASAALWVAAIIVVLSTTSYLTGLTQLTASGTIESTVRLALPILLAALGGLWAERSGVINIGLEGMMVLGTWGAAWAGFHWGPWAGLLAAAIFGALGGALHALATVTFGVNHIVSGVAINLLGLGVTKYLSTLIFAPISNNPRASPPVEKFETYSAQPLSDWLGELEAMDRAFLSDVAGILRGLVTGVSPLVMLGVLLVPISYLVLWRSRFGLRLRSCGENPVAAESLGVNVYLYKYSAMLMSGALAGIGGAALVLNPGQPGYAENQVNGRGYIGLAAMIFGNWRPTGLLGGSALFGYADGLRLRQGEITVHALLYGAALLIIGIAVVQLLRRRWIVAAASMVGAGLLYALYWSTEELPRELLAYAPHLVTLLVLAFAAQKLRPPAANGATYRRGEGD; from the coding sequence ATGACGACGAGCGTGTCACCACTGTCGGGCGGCGCGAACCCCTCGGCCGCCCCGCTGGGCAGGCCCGGACCGACCCGCGGGCGGCGGGTGCCCGCATGGGCCTCGGCGGCGCTGTGGGTCGCGGCGATCATCGTCGTGCTCTCCACCACCTCGTATCTGACCGGGCTGACCCAGCTCACCGCCTCGGGAACCATCGAGTCCACCGTCCGACTGGCCCTGCCGATCCTGCTCGCCGCCCTCGGCGGCCTGTGGGCCGAGCGATCCGGTGTGATCAACATCGGGCTCGAGGGCATGATGGTGCTCGGCACCTGGGGCGCGGCCTGGGCGGGCTTCCACTGGGGTCCGTGGGCGGGTCTGCTCGCGGCGGCGATCTTCGGAGCCCTCGGCGGCGCGCTGCACGCGCTGGCCACCGTGACGTTCGGGGTGAACCACATCGTCTCCGGTGTGGCGATCAACCTCCTGGGGCTCGGCGTCACCAAGTACCTCTCGACGCTGATCTTCGCTCCCATCTCCAACAATCCGAGGGCCTCGCCGCCGGTCGAGAAGTTCGAGACGTATTCGGCGCAACCGCTGTCGGACTGGCTCGGCGAGTTGGAAGCGATGGACCGGGCCTTCCTGTCCGACGTCGCAGGCATCCTGCGCGGCCTGGTCACCGGGGTGTCTCCGCTGGTCATGCTGGGGGTGCTGCTCGTTCCGATCAGCTACCTGGTCCTGTGGCGCAGCCGGTTCGGCCTGCGGCTGCGCTCCTGCGGAGAGAACCCGGTCGCGGCGGAGTCGCTCGGCGTGAACGTCTATCTGTACAAGTACTCGGCCATGCTCATGTCCGGTGCGTTGGCCGGAATCGGCGGCGCCGCCCTGGTGCTCAACCCCGGCCAGCCGGGCTATGCGGAGAACCAGGTCAACGGCCGGGGCTACATCGGCCTGGCCGCCATGATCTTCGGCAACTGGCGGCCCACCGGGCTCCTCGGCGGATCGGCGCTCTTCGGCTACGCGGACGGGCTGCGGCTCCGGCAGGGCGAGATCACCGTGCACGCCCTGCTCTACGGCGCCGCGCTGCTGATCATCGGCATCGCCGTCGTGCAGCTGCTTCGTCGCCGATGGATCGTCGCGGCAGCCTCGATGGTCGGCGCCGGCCTGCTCTACGCCCTGTACTGGTCGACCGAGGAGCTGCCCAGGGAGCTGCTCGCCTACGCGCCGCACCTGGTGACGCTCTTGGTCCTGGCCTTCGCCGCACAGAAACTCAGACCACCGGCGGCGAACGGGGCGACCTATCGAAGAGGCGAGGGAGATTGA
- a CDS encoding Mce/MlaD family protein, which yields MNENNHAALSFDRMRSMLTRAAEIRDSEQQQVFDALDEIHARLSPLESLGSVRKRISELPDRTEVSVLAERLDETLARLESQDTAIAGLLQAVDGLVDKLSKPYSQLDGRIDGVSGRMEGMEDRLTSVHKRLDELGLHLEKQDGRLDALPASVHGPVRERMDVLELSLRSRIDEVDEGVHEHLDGTKDALQRSVTEASDGLRSSVESSRDAVQSRIDDTRASVHAKLDDLMSRPAVDPTEKLDALAERLEQITARLRDVTGRVDQVDSGLNTRIGELSQAVESKLQEVDQDVVNRLSAVNQAVEDHLSRIDGTLADRPDAEALNLMVRSANEDSERRNAGQLDEAMATFAELILGGGAPSAPPAPTPLPRQQRRASRGKPGKNRDSDKDDDLDTAIESA from the coding sequence GTGAACGAGAACAACCACGCTGCGTTGTCGTTCGATCGAATGCGCAGCATGCTCACGCGTGCTGCGGAGATCCGCGACAGCGAACAGCAGCAAGTCTTCGATGCGTTGGACGAGATTCACGCGAGGCTCTCACCGCTGGAGTCGCTCGGCTCGGTTCGCAAGCGCATCTCCGAGCTGCCCGATCGGACCGAGGTCAGCGTCCTGGCCGAGCGCCTCGACGAGACGCTCGCGAGACTGGAGTCGCAGGACACCGCCATCGCAGGTCTGCTCCAGGCCGTCGACGGGCTGGTCGACAAGCTCTCCAAGCCCTACAGCCAGCTCGACGGGCGCATCGACGGCGTCTCGGGCCGGATGGAGGGCATGGAAGACCGGCTGACCAGCGTCCACAAGCGACTGGACGAGCTGGGTCTGCACCTGGAGAAGCAGGACGGCAGGCTCGACGCGCTGCCTGCCTCGGTGCACGGACCGGTCCGGGAGCGCATGGACGTCCTCGAACTGTCGCTGCGCTCGCGCATCGACGAGGTGGACGAGGGCGTGCACGAGCACCTCGACGGCACCAAGGACGCGTTGCAGCGTTCGGTGACCGAGGCCTCGGACGGACTGCGCAGCAGCGTGGAGAGCAGCCGCGACGCCGTCCAGAGCCGCATCGACGACACCAGGGCATCGGTTCACGCCAAGCTCGACGACCTGATGAGCAGGCCCGCGGTCGACCCGACCGAGAAGCTCGACGCCCTCGCGGAGCGGTTGGAGCAGATCACGGCGCGGCTGCGGGACGTCACCGGCCGCGTCGACCAGGTCGACTCGGGCCTGAACACGCGGATCGGCGAGCTCAGCCAGGCCGTGGAGAGCAAGCTGCAGGAGGTCGACCAGGACGTGGTCAACCGCCTCAGCGCGGTGAATCAGGCGGTGGAGGATCACCTCAGCCGGATCGACGGCACCCTGGCCGACCGCCCCGACGCCGAGGCGCTGAACCTCATGGTGCGCAGCGCCAACGAGGACTCGGAGCGGCGCAACGCGGGCCAGCTCGACGAGGCGATGGCGACGTTCGCGGAGCTGATCCTCGGCGGCGGAGCCCCCAGTGCGCCCCCCGCACCCACTCCCCTGCCGCGTCAGCAGCGCAGGGCGAGCCGGGGCAAGCCGGGCAAGAACCGGGACTCCGACAAGGACGACGACCTGGACACGGCCATCGAGAGCGCCTGA
- a CDS encoding cytidine deaminase, producing MRTDAAAIDWAALRAAAVNAAGLAYCPYSGLQVGVAAYCDDGRMITGCNVENASYGLGLCAECTMVGQLRLTGGGRLTAVACRSGTGELLMPCGRCRQLLYEFGGPDCLVDTPSGLLPMSRVLPDAFGPDDLPGR from the coding sequence ATGCGCACCGATGCCGCCGCGATCGACTGGGCGGCGTTGCGGGCGGCTGCGGTGAACGCCGCGGGCCTGGCCTACTGCCCGTACTCGGGACTCCAGGTGGGCGTGGCCGCCTACTGCGACGACGGCAGGATGATCACCGGCTGCAATGTCGAGAACGCGTCCTACGGGTTGGGTCTGTGTGCCGAGTGCACCATGGTCGGCCAACTTCGTCTCACCGGCGGCGGCAGGCTGACGGCGGTGGCCTGCCGCAGCGGAACCGGCGAGCTGCTGATGCCCTGCGGCCGCTGCCGACAGCTCCTGTACGAGTTCGGCGGGCCGGACTGCCTGGTGGACACCCCGAGCGGGCTCCTGCCGATGAGCCGGGTGCTGCCTGACGCGTTCGGCCCCGACGACCTGCCAGGTCGCTGA
- a CDS encoding thymidine phosphorylase, protein MTGRHDAVDVIRTKRDGGRLSDGQIDWVIDAYTRGVVADEQMSALAMAILLNGMDGAETARWTRAMVNSGERLDLTGVDRPTVDKHSTGGVGDKITLPLAPLVATCGAAVPQLSGRGLGHTGGTLDKLESIPGWRAALSPSEIRAQLNSIGAVICAPTDGLAPADRKLYALRDVTGTVESVPLIAGSIMGKKLAEGVDALVLDVKAGSGAFMKTEAAARELARTLVEIGDQHGLRTTALLTDMSTPLGRTVGNAVEVAESIEVLQGGGPADVVTLTVELAREMLRLVGIDVAGAADPAEVLASGRAYETWCRMIQAQGGDPDAPLPTAAHRQEILSETAGTVLRMDAYQVGVAAWRLGAGRARKEDAVSPGAGLRLLAVPGETVAAGQPLFELYTDDLDLVPGALSALAVAVEIGEPVAPTATPPLVTDLIRGTAG, encoded by the coding sequence ATGACCGGCAGACACGACGCCGTCGACGTCATCCGCACCAAGCGGGACGGCGGCAGGCTCTCCGACGGCCAGATCGACTGGGTGATTGACGCCTACACCAGGGGCGTCGTCGCGGACGAGCAGATGTCGGCCCTGGCGATGGCGATTCTGCTCAACGGGATGGACGGCGCGGAGACGGCTCGCTGGACGCGGGCGATGGTGAACTCCGGCGAACGTCTCGACCTCACCGGCGTGGACCGACCCACCGTCGACAAGCACTCCACGGGGGGTGTCGGAGACAAGATCACCCTGCCGTTGGCCCCGTTGGTGGCGACCTGCGGTGCGGCCGTCCCCCAGCTCTCCGGCCGGGGCCTCGGCCACACCGGCGGCACGCTGGACAAGCTGGAGTCAATTCCCGGCTGGCGCGCTGCCCTGTCGCCGTCGGAGATCCGTGCCCAGCTCAACAGCATCGGGGCGGTGATCTGCGCGCCCACCGACGGACTCGCGCCTGCCGATCGGAAGCTGTACGCGCTGCGCGACGTCACCGGCACCGTGGAGTCCGTGCCGCTGATCGCGGGCTCCATCATGGGCAAGAAGCTCGCCGAAGGAGTCGACGCGCTCGTGCTCGACGTGAAGGCGGGCTCCGGGGCGTTCATGAAGACCGAGGCAGCCGCCCGCGAGCTGGCCAGGACGCTGGTGGAGATCGGCGACCAGCACGGACTGCGGACCACCGCGCTGCTCACCGACATGAGCACGCCCCTCGGCCGCACCGTCGGCAACGCCGTCGAGGTCGCCGAGTCGATCGAGGTGCTCCAGGGCGGCGGTCCCGCCGACGTGGTCACGCTGACCGTGGAACTCGCCAGGGAGATGCTGCGACTGGTCGGCATCGACGTGGCGGGCGCGGCCGACCCGGCCGAGGTGCTCGCGTCGGGACGTGCCTACGAGACCTGGTGTCGGATGATCCAGGCCCAGGGCGGCGATCCCGACGCACCGCTGCCCACGGCCGCGCACCGACAGGAGATCCTCTCCGAGACGGCGGGGACCGTGCTGCGAATGGACGCCTACCAGGTCGGCGTCGCGGCCTGGCGGCTCGGCGCGGGTCGGGCGCGCAAGGAGGACGCGGTCTCGCCGGGCGCAGGCCTGCGGCTGCTCGCCGTTCCCGGCGAGACGGTGGCGGCGGGACAGCCGCTCTTCGAGCTGTACACCGATGACCTCGACCTGGTGCCTGGCGCGCTCTCGGCCTTGGCCGTCGCGGTCGAGATCGGCGAACCCGTGGCGCCGACGGCGACTCCGCCGCTGGTCACCGACTTGATTCGCGGGACGGCGGGCTGA
- a CDS encoding succinate dehydrogenase hydrophobic membrane anchor subunit, producing the protein MTSATESPTRIASPRSPRRPAARRSNFELYSWLFMRLSGLLLIVLVLGHLTIMLFLDDGVQRINFAFVAGRWASPFWQFWDLTMLWLAGLHGANGLRTVIDDYARKDATRFWLKMLLTASMVLIIGLGTFVLFTFDPNIGN; encoded by the coding sequence ATGACCAGTGCGACCGAGTCCCCGACCCGAATCGCCTCGCCGCGTTCGCCACGCAGGCCCGCCGCACGGCGCAGCAACTTCGAGCTCTACAGCTGGCTGTTCATGCGGCTGTCCGGCCTGCTGCTGATCGTGCTCGTGCTGGGCCACCTGACCATCATGCTGTTCCTCGACGACGGCGTTCAGCGGATCAACTTCGCCTTCGTCGCGGGCCGGTGGGCGTCGCCGTTCTGGCAGTTCTGGGATCTGACGATGCTCTGGCTCGCGGGCCTCCACGGCGCGAACGGCCTGCGGACCGTGATCGACGACTACGCACGCAAGGACGCCACGCGCTTCTGGTTGAAGATGCTGCTGACCGCCTCGATGGTGCTGATCATCGGGCTCGGCACGTTCGTGCTCTTCACCTTCGACCCGAACATCGGCAACTGA
- a CDS encoding ABC transporter ATP-binding protein: MTSSGQAPETADGRAPSAVVLSGITKRFPGVVANSDVELVVEQGEVHALCGENGAGKSTLMKILYGMQQPDEGTIEINGSQVRFRSPSEAIAAGIGMVHQHFMLADNLTVLENVVLGAEALHGIGAKARARINELAGQTGLHVDLSVPVELLGVADRQRVEILKVLYRGARIVILDEPTAVLVPQEVDELFETLRGMQRQGFTFLFISHKLDEVRAIADTVTVIRRGTTVGRADPRAISSRQLAEMMVGSELPNPETRESTVTERAVLRVVGLNLRDELSDRLLLADIDLTVRAGEVLGIAGVEGNGQVELVETLMGVRKASSGQVLLGDRDLTAEGTLARRAAGIGYVPEDRTRHGLLLGEPLWANRILGHQTRRPVTRGPWLDIDGARKDTERIVEQFDVRTPNIDVAVAALSGGNQQKLVVGRELSGDPVLLIASHPTRGVDVGAQAGIWEHIKQARSRGLAVLLISADLDELIGLSDTIKVMLRGRLVADADPRSVTPEDLGAAMTGAGSESGTARPLAGPGDAGRPLAGPGDVAVQPATGPDAASGERGQDDGRTSAEDDEDRER; the protein is encoded by the coding sequence ATGACGAGTTCCGGGCAGGCGCCCGAGACCGCCGACGGGCGGGCGCCCAGCGCCGTGGTGCTTTCCGGGATCACCAAGAGGTTCCCCGGGGTGGTGGCCAACTCGGATGTCGAGCTGGTCGTCGAGCAGGGCGAGGTGCACGCGCTCTGCGGCGAGAACGGCGCGGGCAAGTCGACGCTGATGAAGATCCTCTACGGCATGCAACAGCCGGACGAGGGCACCATCGAGATCAACGGCAGCCAGGTCAGGTTTCGCTCGCCCTCCGAGGCGATCGCCGCGGGCATCGGCATGGTCCACCAGCACTTCATGCTGGCCGACAACCTGACCGTGCTGGAGAACGTGGTCCTCGGCGCGGAGGCACTGCACGGCATCGGTGCGAAGGCCAGGGCTCGGATCAACGAGCTGGCCGGTCAGACCGGGCTGCACGTCGACCTCTCGGTGCCGGTCGAGCTGCTGGGCGTCGCCGACCGGCAGCGGGTGGAGATCCTCAAGGTCCTCTACCGGGGCGCGCGGATCGTCATCCTGGACGAACCGACGGCCGTCCTCGTGCCGCAGGAGGTCGACGAGCTCTTCGAGACCCTGCGCGGAATGCAGCGCCAGGGCTTCACCTTCCTGTTCATCTCGCACAAGCTCGACGAGGTCAGGGCCATCGCCGACACCGTCACGGTGATCCGGCGCGGCACCACCGTCGGGCGGGCCGACCCTCGGGCCATCAGTTCGCGTCAGCTGGCCGAGATGATGGTCGGCAGCGAACTGCCCAACCCGGAGACCCGCGAGTCCACCGTCACCGAGCGTGCGGTGCTGCGCGTCGTCGGCCTCAACCTGCGCGACGAACTCAGCGATCGACTGCTGCTCGCCGACATCGATCTGACGGTGCGGGCGGGCGAGGTCCTCGGCATCGCCGGGGTGGAGGGCAACGGACAGGTCGAGCTGGTCGAGACGCTGATGGGCGTCCGCAAGGCGAGTTCGGGCCAGGTCCTGCTCGGCGATCGAGACCTGACCGCCGAGGGCACACTGGCCCGGCGCGCGGCGGGCATCGGCTACGTGCCGGAGGACCGCACCCGACATGGACTGCTGCTCGGCGAGCCGCTGTGGGCGAATCGCATTCTCGGGCACCAGACTCGGCGCCCGGTCACCCGTGGGCCGTGGCTGGACATCGACGGCGCCAGGAAGGACACGGAACGCATCGTCGAGCAGTTCGACGTCCGCACGCCGAACATCGACGTCGCCGTCGCGGCGCTCTCCGGCGGCAACCAGCAGAAGCTGGTCGTCGGCCGCGAACTCTCCGGCGATCCGGTGCTGCTGATCGCCTCACATCCGACGCGGGGCGTCGACGTGGGCGCGCAGGCAGGCATCTGGGAGCACATCAAGCAGGCCCGCAGCCGAGGGCTGGCGGTGCTGCTGATCTCCGCCGACCTCGACGAGCTGATCGGCCTGTCCGACACGATCAAGGTCATGCTGCGCGGCAGGCTTGTCGCCGACGCCGACCCGCGCAGCGTGACGCCGGAGGATCTGGGCGCCGCGATGACCGGGGCGGGCAGCGAGTCGGGCACGGCCCGGCCTCTGGCTGGGCCGGGTGATGCAGGCCGGCCTCTGGCTGGGCCGGGTGATGTGGCAGTCCAGCCTGCGACCGGGCCCGACGCCGCGTCGGGTGAGCGCGGGCAGGACGACGGCCGGACGTCGGCCGAGGACGACGAGGACAGGGAACGGTGA
- the sdhC gene encoding succinate dehydrogenase, cytochrome b556 subunit, with product MASTTANAAGATDRAGKARLGGTLYRGDPGMWSWVAHRITGVLVFFFLFVHVLDTALVRVSPNAYDEVIATYKSPIMILFELGLVGAVLYHALNGVRVMLVDFWAKGIKYQRPMLWTIVGIWLLVMIPGSYYLLSKGIAELFGGS from the coding sequence ATGGCCAGCACCACCGCCAACGCGGCGGGAGCCACGGACCGGGCCGGCAAGGCCCGACTCGGGGGCACCTTGTATCGGGGCGACCCCGGGATGTGGTCGTGGGTAGCCCACCGCATCACCGGCGTTCTCGTCTTCTTCTTCCTGTTCGTCCATGTCCTCGACACCGCTCTGGTGCGGGTCTCGCCGAACGCGTACGACGAGGTCATCGCGACCTACAAGAGCCCGATCATGATCCTGTTCGAGCTGGGCCTGGTCGGTGCGGTCCTGTACCACGCGCTCAACGGCGTCCGGGTGATGCTCGTCGACTTCTGGGCCAAGGGGATCAAGTACCAGCGCCCCATGCTGTGGACCATCGTCGGCATCTGGCTCCTTGTCATGATCCCCGGTTCCTACTACCTGCTCAGCAAGGGCATCGCTGAACTGTTCGGGGGAAGCTGA
- a CDS encoding adenosine deaminase, which translates to MSTPVTLEAIRRAPKVLLHDHLDGGLRPQTVIELAEEHGYSNLPDTDEAALAVWFREAADSGSLERYLETFAHTVGVMQTKEALARVAAECAVDLAADGVVYAEVRYAPEQFQDRGLSLDDVVNAITEGFERGAAEAAADGRRIRIGTLLCAMRQNARSLEIAELAVRHRDEGVVGFDIAGPEAGFPPSRNLDAFEYLRQSNAHFTIHAGEAFGLPSIWEAVQHCGAERLGHGVRIADDITVADDGTATLGRLAAYVRDRRIPLEMCPSSNLQTGAAESIAAHPFGLLAELNFRVTVNTDNRLMSHCSMSGEFEKLTAAFDYGWDDLQRFTVNAMKSAFISFDERLALINDVIKPGYAALRG; encoded by the coding sequence ATGTCGACCCCGGTGACTCTGGAAGCGATTCGGCGCGCGCCGAAGGTGTTGTTGCACGACCATCTCGACGGCGGGCTCCGGCCGCAGACCGTGATCGAACTCGCCGAGGAACACGGCTATTCGAACCTCCCCGACACCGACGAGGCCGCTCTCGCGGTGTGGTTTCGCGAGGCCGCCGACTCCGGTTCGCTGGAGCGTTATCTGGAGACCTTTGCGCACACCGTCGGCGTGATGCAGACGAAAGAGGCGCTGGCCAGGGTGGCCGCCGAGTGTGCGGTGGACCTCGCGGCCGACGGCGTCGTCTACGCCGAGGTGCGCTACGCACCGGAACAGTTCCAGGACCGCGGCCTCAGCCTCGACGACGTCGTCAACGCCATCACGGAGGGCTTCGAACGGGGCGCGGCCGAGGCGGCGGCGGACGGCCGTCGAATCCGAATCGGCACGCTGCTGTGTGCGATGCGGCAGAACGCACGCTCCCTGGAGATCGCCGAACTGGCCGTGCGGCACCGTGACGAGGGTGTCGTCGGCTTCGACATCGCAGGCCCGGAGGCGGGCTTCCCGCCCAGCCGCAATCTCGACGCCTTCGAGTACCTGCGGCAGAGCAATGCGCACTTCACGATCCATGCGGGCGAGGCCTTCGGCCTGCCCTCGATATGGGAGGCTGTCCAGCACTGCGGCGCGGAGCGCCTCGGCCACGGGGTCCGGATCGCCGACGACATCACCGTGGCAGACGACGGGACGGCGACCCTGGGCAGGCTCGCCGCCTACGTCCGAGACCGCCGCATCCCGTTGGAGATGTGCCCCTCCTCCAACCTCCAGACCGGGGCGGCCGAGTCGATCGCGGCGCACCCGTTCGGCCTGCTGGCCGAGCTGAACTTCCGCGTCACGGTGAACACGGACAACCGATTGATGAGCCACTGCTCGATGTCGGGGGAGTTCGAGAAGCTGACGGCCGCCTTCGACTACGGCTGGGACGACCTGCAGCGGTTCACCGTGAACGCGATGAAGTCGGCCTTCATCTCCTTCGACGAGCGGCTGGCACTCATCAACGACGTGATCAAGCCGGGTTACGCCGCACTGCGCGGCTGA